Proteins from a genomic interval of Vreelandella profundi:
- a CDS encoding DedA family protein has protein sequence MTLEHLVANYGSFGLFVGASLEGEGIAMLGGIMSHQHLIGFWPAIISLALGSFLADQLFFLLGHGWRNSAIVRSVQGSAAGGRVLTTFNAHPNVFAFSLRFLYGLRMAGAVTIGTTNFPWPRFILLNAISALIWSTAWVTLGYVCGQAVAPLFERMSSLSHFVLAGVAAILCVAVVAVVASRRRRATRD, from the coding sequence ATGACGCTTGAGCATTTGGTGGCGAATTATGGCAGCTTCGGCCTGTTCGTGGGGGCGAGCTTGGAGGGCGAAGGCATTGCGATGCTTGGCGGCATCATGTCTCATCAGCACCTGATCGGATTTTGGCCCGCTATCATCTCCCTTGCGTTGGGCTCTTTTCTGGCGGATCAACTATTCTTCCTGCTGGGACATGGGTGGCGCAATAGCGCTATCGTTCGTTCGGTTCAGGGTAGCGCAGCAGGTGGGCGTGTACTGACGACGTTCAACGCCCACCCGAACGTTTTCGCGTTCTCCTTGCGATTCCTTTACGGGCTACGCATGGCCGGTGCGGTGACCATCGGCACGACCAACTTTCCTTGGCCACGATTTATCCTGCTCAATGCTATTTCGGCGTTGATCTGGTCAACGGCCTGGGTCACGCTCGGTTATGTGTGTGGTCAGGCAGTCGCGCCACTTTTTGAGCGTATGAGCAGCCTTTCCCATTTTGTGCTGGCGGGTGTTGCCGCCATCCTTTGTGTCGCGGTAGTGGCTGTCGTGGCTTCCAGGCGGAGACGAGCGACGCGCGATTGA
- a CDS encoding type II toxin-antitoxin system HipA family toxin, with protein sequence MASDATLAVYHAEKHVGQLYDTQPLRFEYTTAWRKHPDAVSLSPLLPFSQQVHEGDSVLAYFENLLPEGDVRHHLELRHHTTTVFGLLKAIGGDTASGFTLLLQSESPALPHYRPTHWSTVAEHLQQQTPSPLFSQHGDEPRISLAGAQNKLLLMVMPDGSPAIPEGSAPSSHILKPDIQGLKGVWSTALNETFCMQLAAELGLDVAEASYQPDTRACLVRRYDRMPDAHGNLQRLHQLDFCQLAGTPSLIKYESDGGPGLIRCRELLQQQGAPAKDMQRLIGWLFLNLLIGNNDSHAKNLAILYTSDGPRLAPFYDLMSTTLYSGLSTRFALRLNGEDRPGSIERSHLEALARALRFQPRYFLKQGFELAERMPQAIDTTIAALSPVAHQGTEQTILERLQRRLLGNCRKMQQRWASKPK encoded by the coding sequence ATGGCGAGTGACGCCACCCTAGCGGTTTATCACGCTGAAAAGCATGTGGGGCAGTTGTACGATACCCAACCGCTGCGCTTCGAGTACACCACGGCGTGGCGCAAGCATCCTGATGCGGTAAGCCTCTCACCTTTACTGCCGTTCTCGCAGCAGGTTCACGAAGGCGATAGCGTGTTAGCTTATTTCGAGAATCTGCTGCCGGAAGGTGATGTTCGCCACCACCTGGAGCTTCGTCATCACACCACGACCGTTTTTGGGCTGCTGAAAGCCATTGGCGGTGATACGGCCAGCGGCTTCACCCTGCTTTTACAAAGCGAGTCACCGGCTTTGCCGCACTACCGGCCTACTCACTGGTCAACCGTGGCGGAACACTTACAGCAGCAGACGCCAAGCCCCTTGTTTTCACAACACGGTGACGAGCCGCGTATCTCACTCGCCGGTGCTCAAAATAAGCTACTGCTGATGGTAATGCCGGATGGAAGCCCCGCCATACCGGAAGGCTCGGCACCTTCCAGTCATATACTCAAGCCTGATATTCAAGGCCTTAAGGGTGTTTGGTCGACCGCGCTTAACGAAACCTTCTGTATGCAGTTGGCCGCTGAGCTCGGGCTAGATGTCGCAGAGGCGAGCTACCAGCCCGACACCCGCGCCTGCCTAGTGCGCCGATATGATCGCATGCCCGATGCACATGGCAACTTGCAGCGCCTGCACCAACTCGATTTCTGTCAGCTTGCCGGCACCCCATCATTGATCAAATACGAAAGCGACGGTGGCCCCGGCCTGATTCGCTGCCGTGAACTCTTGCAGCAGCAAGGCGCACCGGCTAAAGATATGCAGCGACTAATCGGCTGGCTCTTCTTAAATCTGTTGATCGGCAACAACGACAGCCACGCCAAGAACCTCGCCATCCTTTACACCTCTGATGGCCCACGGCTGGCGCCGTTCTACGATTTGATGAGCACAACGCTTTATAGCGGCCTTTCGACCCGCTTTGCACTACGCCTAAACGGAGAAGACCGCCCCGGCAGTATCGAGCGCTCGCACCTCGAAGCGTTAGCACGCGCACTGCGCTTTCAGCCACGCTACTTCTTGAAGCAAGGATTTGAGCTTGCTGAGCGAATGCCGCAAGCCATAGACACGACAATCGCCGCGCTGAGCCCCGTGGCTCACCAGGGAACCGAGCAAACAATACTCGAGCGCTTACAGCGGCGGCTGTTAGGCAACTGCCGAAAAATGCAGCAGCGGTGGGCCAGCAAGCCAAAATAA
- a CDS encoding helix-turn-helix transcriptional regulator, whose product MSIDNASSPTTIRQSEELGQLVRKLRTEQGLLQMDLAGLAGTGNRFIVDLERGKPTLQLQKVLDVLDLMGLEVVVKRKGNNRHGE is encoded by the coding sequence ATGTCAATAGATAACGCCTCTTCCCCTACGACCATTCGTCAAAGCGAAGAGCTGGGCCAACTGGTTCGCAAACTCCGCACTGAACAAGGCTTGTTACAGATGGACTTGGCGGGCCTTGCAGGCACCGGCAACCGCTTTATCGTCGATTTGGAGCGAGGCAAGCCAACCCTTCAGCTGCAAAAGGTGCTGGATGTGTTGGACTTAATGGGGCTTGAGGTGGTCGTGAAACGCAAAGGGAATAATCGCCATGGCGAGTGA
- a CDS encoding DUF808 domain-containing protein yields the protein MAIGGLIGLLDDIAALAKLSAASLDDVSAAAGRATAKAAGVVIDDTAVTPQYLQGVAAERELAIVKKIALGSIRNKLIFILPVALLLNHFLPALLPIILMVGGTYLAFEGAEKVWHKLSGGHDDEKPSVEKGPEAEKKIVSGAVRTDLILSAEIMVIALATVAHQGFWSQMVSLVVVAFVITILVYGVVALLVRMDDFGLKLAKRDSSGVQKLGRGLVTAMPKVLAAIAVVGTVAMLWVGGHILMANLGADGTGWFNAPYDWVHHIEHSISEATGALGGILGWSFNTLCSAVIGFLVGSIVVGVLHLMSSKKAHAE from the coding sequence ATGGCCATAGGCGGCTTGATAGGATTACTGGACGACATTGCCGCACTGGCGAAGCTGTCCGCAGCATCACTGGATGATGTGAGTGCCGCCGCTGGGCGTGCGACGGCGAAGGCTGCCGGGGTGGTGATCGATGATACGGCCGTGACGCCGCAATATTTGCAGGGAGTGGCAGCGGAGCGTGAACTGGCGATTGTAAAAAAAATAGCGCTGGGGTCGATCCGCAATAAGCTGATTTTTATCCTGCCGGTGGCGCTTTTACTGAATCACTTTTTGCCCGCGCTATTGCCGATCATCCTGATGGTGGGTGGCACCTATCTGGCCTTTGAGGGCGCGGAGAAAGTCTGGCACAAGCTCTCCGGTGGCCATGATGACGAAAAGCCGTCGGTGGAAAAGGGGCCGGAAGCCGAGAAAAAGATCGTGAGTGGTGCCGTTCGAACCGACCTGATCCTGTCCGCTGAAATCATGGTAATCGCACTCGCCACGGTTGCCCATCAAGGGTTCTGGTCACAGATGGTAAGCCTGGTGGTGGTCGCGTTTGTTATCACTATTCTGGTGTATGGTGTGGTGGCGCTGTTGGTCCGGATGGATGATTTTGGGCTGAAGCTGGCTAAGCGGGATAGTTCGGGCGTGCAGAAACTGGGCCGTGGTCTGGTGACGGCTATGCCCAAGGTGCTAGCGGCTATCGCGGTTGTGGGCACCGTCGCCATGCTTTGGGTGGGTGGGCATATTCTGATGGCAAATCTGGGTGCCGATGGAACGGGTTGGTTTAACGCGCCCTATGATTGGGTACATCATATTGAGCATAGCATTAGCGAGGCAACCGGTGCGTTAGGCGGCATACTGGGCTGGAGCTTCAATACGCTGTGTTCTGCGGTGATTGGCTTTTTGGTGGGATCAATAGTGGTGGGGGTGCTGCACCTCATGTCCAGCAAGAAGGCGCATGCCGAATAG
- a CDS encoding cupin domain-containing protein yields MIIPQPETLYFDNDKVNGFPNSPLPVLIYRQVIDISDAEERADAFEAMFERHGWTPAWRYHLYDFDHFHSTAHEVLGIFRGQALARLGGPNGSELMLYAGDVLVLPAGIAHACVESDNDFCMVGAYPPGQYPEIERGDPAQLAAAQARVAYVALPKESPIGGPLASLWGKSS; encoded by the coding sequence TTGATTATCCCGCAGCCCGAAACGCTCTATTTCGACAACGATAAAGTAAACGGTTTTCCCAACTCCCCTCTGCCGGTGTTGATTTACCGTCAGGTTATCGACATCAGTGATGCAGAGGAACGCGCCGATGCGTTCGAAGCCATGTTTGAGCGCCACGGCTGGACGCCTGCGTGGCGCTACCATCTGTATGATTTTGACCACTTTCACTCTACGGCTCATGAGGTGTTGGGAATTTTTCGTGGACAGGCCCTGGCAAGATTGGGAGGCCCAAACGGCAGCGAGCTGATGCTTTACGCAGGCGATGTGCTGGTGCTGCCAGCAGGAATTGCGCATGCCTGCGTAGAGTCGGACAACGACTTCTGCATGGTCGGCGCTTATCCACCAGGACAATATCCAGAAATAGAACGCGGCGACCCCGCACAGCTAGCAGCTGCACAAGCGCGGGTGGCTTACGTAGCCTTACCAAAAGAATCACCGATAGGCGGGCCACTGGCATCACTTTGGGGAAAGAGCTCTTAG
- the rhuM gene encoding virulence protein RhuM/Fic/DOC family protein, with the protein MNDQQIQIFTSEDGQAHLEVTLEQETVWLSQAQMCALFGRERSVITKHIRNVFKEGELERNSVCAKFAHTAEDGKSYQVDHFNLDVIISVGYRVKSPRGVQFRKWATDVLKQYLVQGYTLNQRRLTERGIEFEQAVSLLSRTLTNQGLVSAEGEAVARVISDYARSWSLLQGYDEQQLAELNIKQSAMHSLGLEEALKAIGELKQTLIAKGEATELFGQVRGDGLISALATIEQGFGDELFYPNVATRGAHLLYFIIKNHPLADGNKRCGSFLFLWYLRRNAALLARPVEQLINDNTLVALALLVAESLPDQKTLMIRLIEHFILLEEE; encoded by the coding sequence ATGAACGACCAGCAAATACAGATATTCACTAGCGAAGACGGGCAAGCACACCTTGAGGTGACGCTGGAACAAGAGACCGTTTGGTTAAGCCAGGCACAGATGTGTGCATTATTTGGGCGCGAGCGTTCGGTCATTACGAAACACATTCGCAATGTTTTTAAAGAAGGGGAACTAGAGCGAAATTCAGTATGTGCAAAATTTGCACATACTGCTGAAGACGGCAAATCTTATCAGGTTGATCACTTCAATCTTGATGTCATAATTTCAGTTGGCTACCGCGTGAAATCTCCGCGAGGCGTACAGTTTCGCAAGTGGGCTACAGATGTGCTCAAACAATATTTGGTTCAAGGCTATACCTTAAACCAACGCCGTCTAACCGAGCGTGGCATAGAGTTTGAGCAGGCGGTGAGTTTGCTCAGCCGAACCCTGACCAATCAAGGCTTGGTTTCAGCAGAAGGCGAAGCGGTTGCCCGTGTGATTAGCGATTACGCTCGCTCTTGGAGCCTGCTGCAAGGTTACGACGAGCAGCAATTAGCCGAGCTAAATATCAAGCAGTCCGCTATGCACTCGCTAGGGTTGGAAGAGGCATTGAAAGCCATTGGTGAATTAAAGCAGACGCTAATCGCTAAGGGTGAAGCAACCGAGCTGTTTGGGCAGGTACGAGGCGATGGTTTGATATCTGCTTTGGCCACTATCGAACAAGGCTTTGGCGATGAACTGTTTTACCCTAACGTAGCCACCCGAGGGGCGCACCTGCTTTATTTTATAATCAAGAATCACCCTCTTGCCGATGGAAATAAGCGCTGTGGATCGTTCCTGTTTCTATGGTACTTACGCCGCAACGCAGCCTTACTAGCCCGACCCGTTGAGCAACTGATTAATGACAACACCCTGGTGGCGTTAGCGCTGTTAGTGGCTGAAAGTTTGCCTGATCAGAAAACGCTAATGATTCGCCTAATTGAGCATTTCATACTGCTGGAAGAAGAATGA
- a CDS encoding DUF6933 domain-containing protein, translating to MIQLHATRKLSKRLPLNSDGQFAVSPRTEWLYQIPSLNINPLSGWHANVATLQRRNCVLLVHDETCFPLVLPAITKPDFFELNDRFVDCLDSDTRYHIAKVVYHYVL from the coding sequence ATGATCCAACTCCATGCCACTCGTAAGCTAAGTAAACGCTTACCCTTGAATAGTGACGGCCAGTTTGCCGTATCGCCACGAACGGAATGGCTTTACCAGATCCCCTCGCTTAATATCAACCCACTAAGCGGCTGGCACGCGAACGTGGCTACACTACAGCGTCGCAATTGTGTCTTGCTGGTTCACGATGAAACATGCTTCCCGCTGGTATTGCCCGCGATTACCAAGCCTGATTTTTTTGAACTCAATGATCGTTTTGTCGATTGCCTTGATAGCGACACTCGGTATCATATCGCTAAGGTTGTCTATCATTACGTCCTTTGA
- a CDS encoding multidrug effflux MFS transporter — MTQSKTPFIVVLSLALTMMLGPFSMDTYLPAFPVIGESLGISQQAVSLSVSVYVFAMALGQLIGGALSDRFGRQRVLMSGLAIFTLSSIVIGMADSLDTLLGGRAVQALGAGFTLVSVPALVRDRVAGQDAAKLFSMMGFIMVLAPGIAPSVGSAILSIGSWHYIFFALAIYALLLVPLLVRVLFTGPGKVSRVKSPKMSLLARYKLVLSTKQALPFIVWQAASFSTLMMFITYASFIYQGHFGQSPSSFSVLFAANIIAMLIFNILNRVLLSRLPSLRILQLATGCQAVGILLLLMAVFMDWSMYAFLAAMMLTIGTVGAISPNIQACFLEYFPTSGGTAAALLGAAQFGVAGLLSALSAMLPHSLETVILAMAACGSVAYLMLGRSIIKGRAAVEAP, encoded by the coding sequence ATGACCCAATCTAAAACGCCCTTCATTGTGGTGCTGAGCCTGGCGTTGACCATGATGCTGGGCCCGTTTTCCATGGATACGTATCTGCCGGCCTTTCCGGTCATCGGTGAATCGCTGGGTATTTCTCAGCAGGCGGTATCGCTAAGCGTTTCCGTGTATGTATTCGCGATGGCGTTGGGTCAGTTGATTGGCGGTGCGCTTTCAGACCGTTTCGGCCGACAGCGGGTGCTGATGAGCGGACTGGCGATTTTTACGCTTTCAAGCATTGTCATCGGTATGGCGGATTCCTTGGACACCCTGCTCGGCGGGCGGGCCGTTCAGGCCCTTGGCGCCGGCTTTACTCTGGTATCGGTACCGGCACTGGTGCGCGACCGTGTGGCGGGCCAAGACGCCGCGAAGCTATTCTCGATGATGGGCTTTATCATGGTGTTGGCGCCAGGCATTGCCCCGAGCGTGGGCAGCGCGATTCTATCAATAGGCTCCTGGCACTATATCTTTTTCGCCTTGGCGATATATGCGTTGCTGCTGGTGCCGTTGCTGGTGCGGGTGCTGTTTACCGGCCCGGGCAAGGTGTCTCGAGTAAAAAGTCCGAAGATGAGCCTGCTGGCACGTTACAAACTGGTACTGTCGACAAAGCAGGCTCTGCCGTTCATCGTTTGGCAGGCCGCCTCTTTTTCTACCCTGATGATGTTCATCACCTATGCGTCATTTATCTACCAGGGACACTTCGGCCAGTCGCCCTCAAGCTTTTCGGTGCTGTTTGCGGCAAACATCATTGCAATGCTTATTTTCAATATTCTCAATCGTGTTCTACTTTCCAGGCTGCCGTCGCTACGTATTCTGCAGTTGGCGACGGGCTGTCAGGCAGTCGGCATACTATTGCTGCTGATGGCTGTCTTTATGGACTGGTCAATGTACGCTTTCCTGGCCGCCATGATGCTGACCATCGGCACGGTGGGGGCGATCTCGCCGAATATTCAGGCCTGCTTTTTGGAGTACTTTCCCACCAGTGGCGGAACGGCCGCCGCGCTTCTGGGTGCCGCCCAGTTCGGTGTCGCCGGGCTGCTGAGCGCGTTGTCCGCCATGTTGCCGCATTCGCTTGAAACGGTCATTCTGGCCATGGCCGCCTGTGGCTCGGTGGCATATTTGATGCTTGGCCGCTCTATCATCAAAGGGCGTGCCGCTGTCGAGGCGCCCTAG
- a CDS encoding DUF1330 domain-containing protein: protein MPAYVVLTREHTHDAQEMEQYATKAKAAREGHDPQPLAFYGDFEVMEGSAMEGAVILRFPDMAAARAWYQSDAYQEARKHRFQGADYRVFIVEGIEEA from the coding sequence ATGCCCGCTTATGTCGTACTCACCCGAGAACACACTCACGACGCTCAGGAAATGGAGCAATACGCCACAAAGGCCAAAGCGGCCCGCGAAGGCCACGACCCACAGCCGCTCGCCTTCTACGGCGACTTTGAGGTAATGGAAGGCAGCGCGATGGAAGGTGCTGTGATTCTGCGCTTCCCCGACATGGCCGCCGCCCGCGCCTGGTACCAAAGCGACGCCTACCAGGAAGCCCGCAAGCACCGCTTCCAAGGGGCTGATTACCGCGTGTTTATTGTTGAGGGTATTGAAGAGGCGTAA
- a CDS encoding PQQ-dependent sugar dehydrogenase — translation MKVSNLVYVSTLSMLLGASGSSVAQSEQPYGANPTLPEPQRGLLPSMTVPEQAEWGDQQPTVPEGYSITAIATDLKVPRQTIVLPNGDILVAEGKGGGEAPKSRPKDFIAGLIQARGTTAVESGNRLTLLRDANGDGTYEEQTVFAENLNAPYGLALVGDTLYVANQDALVRFDYEEGQTEASGPPEVVTLLPSAINHHWTKSLTASANGRFLYVGIGSNSNITERGMEAEVDRAEIWEINARTGAHRAYATGVRNPTALAIQPETNQLWAVANERDELGPDLVPDYLTSIQEGGFYGWPYSYWGQNVDTRVQPQNPDKVASAIAPDYSLGSHRAPLGVTFSIPEMGDEFAEGAFVGEHGSWNSADPVGYKVVFVPFSDGQPSGDPIDFVSGFLTDDGQTRGRPVGVTIDPDGALIIADDLTNAIWRVTYDGNE, via the coding sequence ATGAAAGTGTCTAATCTCGTTTATGTCAGCACGCTCTCGATGTTACTGGGAGCGAGTGGCAGCAGCGTCGCGCAATCGGAACAGCCGTATGGCGCTAACCCGACGCTACCCGAGCCGCAGCGCGGGCTGTTGCCTAGCATGACCGTACCTGAACAAGCAGAATGGGGCGATCAGCAGCCCACCGTTCCGGAAGGCTATTCAATCACGGCGATTGCCACCGATCTGAAAGTACCGCGCCAGACCATCGTGCTACCTAATGGCGACATTCTGGTGGCAGAAGGCAAAGGCGGCGGCGAAGCTCCAAAATCAAGGCCGAAGGATTTTATCGCTGGATTGATTCAGGCACGCGGCACCACCGCGGTTGAGAGCGGTAATCGGCTGACGCTGCTGCGTGATGCTAATGGGGACGGCACCTATGAAGAGCAAACGGTGTTTGCCGAGAACCTCAACGCGCCTTACGGGCTCGCGCTGGTGGGTGACACCCTTTACGTCGCCAATCAAGATGCGTTAGTTCGTTTCGACTACGAGGAAGGTCAAACCGAGGCCAGCGGCCCGCCGGAAGTGGTGACGCTGCTTCCGTCGGCGATCAACCACCATTGGACCAAATCGCTGACCGCCAGCGCTAACGGGCGCTTTCTTTATGTTGGCATTGGCTCCAATAGCAATATCACCGAGCGAGGCATGGAAGCCGAGGTCGACCGCGCTGAAATCTGGGAAATTAACGCGCGAACCGGCGCCCATCGCGCTTACGCCACCGGCGTGCGCAACCCCACGGCGCTGGCCATTCAGCCAGAAACCAATCAACTTTGGGCAGTGGCGAACGAGCGCGATGAACTCGGCCCAGACCTAGTGCCTGACTACCTCACCTCCATTCAGGAAGGCGGTTTCTATGGCTGGCCTTACAGCTATTGGGGGCAGAATGTCGATACCCGCGTTCAGCCGCAAAACCCTGACAAAGTTGCATCCGCGATTGCGCCGGACTACAGCCTTGGCTCGCATAGAGCGCCGCTTGGCGTAACCTTCTCCATCCCAGAAATGGGCGATGAATTTGCCGAAGGCGCCTTTGTCGGCGAACACGGCAGTTGGAACAGCGCAGACCCGGTGGGCTACAAGGTGGTCTTTGTGCCCTTCAGCGACGGCCAACCGAGTGGCGACCCGATTGACTTTGTGTCCGGGTTTCTCACTGACGACGGCCAAACCCGCGGTAGGCCAGTGGGCGTCACCATTGACCCAGACGGCGCTCTGATCATCGCTGACGATCTCACCAATGCCATTTGGCGCGTGACCTACGACGGTAATGAGTAA
- a CDS encoding DUF2231 domain-containing protein: protein MIATADRTYRRGLHPLHAVLLAGMIPLFLGAALSDYAYSSNFHIQWSTFSSWLIAGGLVFNGFALLAALIGLFSADGRRGLSLIYVALLLVTWFVGFINALVHARDAWAMMPTGLILSIVVTVLACAATWVGFSRISAEGKP, encoded by the coding sequence GTGATAGCCACCGCCGACCGCACTTATCGACGCGGGTTACATCCGCTTCATGCCGTACTGCTTGCCGGGATGATTCCCCTTTTCCTGGGCGCCGCGCTGAGCGATTACGCCTATTCATCGAACTTCCATATACAGTGGAGCACCTTTTCTTCCTGGCTTATTGCAGGAGGGCTCGTTTTCAACGGCTTTGCGCTGCTCGCCGCTCTTATTGGCCTGTTCAGCGCTGATGGCCGCCGTGGCCTTTCGCTGATTTACGTTGCCCTGCTGTTGGTCACGTGGTTCGTTGGCTTCATCAACGCGCTGGTTCATGCACGAGATGCCTGGGCCATGATGCCCACCGGCTTAATTCTTTCGATCGTTGTTACCGTGCTGGCCTGCGCGGCGACTTGGGTTGGTTTCTCACGTATCAGCGCCGAGGGTAAACCATGA
- a CDS encoding LysR substrate-binding domain-containing protein: MLQAAVAGHGIALGWRRTTQRLIDNGELIRPVVESLPQHNAIALYTRHGAPRNAASEALLGWLRDVLRDKSKE, translated from the coding sequence ATGCTACAAGCCGCGGTCGCTGGGCATGGTATTGCCTTAGGGTGGCGGCGCACGACGCAGCGGCTGATTGATAATGGCGAACTGATACGGCCTGTCGTTGAGAGCCTGCCTCAGCACAATGCTATCGCTCTATATACGCGTCATGGGGCGCCTCGTAACGCGGCTAGCGAAGCGTTATTAGGCTGGCTACGTGACGTGCTAAGGGATAAGTCGAAGGAGTGA